The Shinella zoogloeoides genome includes a region encoding these proteins:
- a CDS encoding branched-chain amino acid ABC transporter permease — MAPIDQFVSRTDAAGRPHRQPALSGPANIPWRYWCVGFILVLMPVVANSFVLFQIFGWAFILGMVGLSLMFLGGYGGMVSLSQMAVAGLAAYMVAVFGMSGVPQVSLGWPWWLAVPAALVIAVAFGSIVGALAVRTEGIYTIMITLAIATAFFYFVRQNYTIFNGFNGFNQVLPPQLFGVDWRQPVPIYYLTLGFATLAYFLVVYVSRAPFGLALQGVRDNPRRMAALGYNVTAHRIAAYAFASFIAAVAGILLVWLNAQVSPGTVAIGPAIDILVIAVIGGMRHPVGPFIGALIFVTIRTFALDILVSLGIPGERFQLLVGLTFLAIVFWSPDGILGLWPRFRQWLTSASSLTGDRGGKP, encoded by the coding sequence ATGGCGCCCATCGACCAGTTCGTCAGCCGCACCGATGCGGCAGGCCGTCCCCACCGGCAACCGGCTTTGTCGGGGCCCGCCAACATTCCCTGGCGCTACTGGTGCGTCGGCTTCATCCTCGTCCTGATGCCGGTCGTCGCCAACAGCTTCGTGCTGTTCCAGATCTTCGGCTGGGCCTTCATCCTCGGCATGGTCGGGCTGTCGCTGATGTTCCTCGGTGGCTATGGCGGCATGGTCAGCCTGTCGCAGATGGCCGTCGCGGGGCTCGCCGCCTACATGGTGGCCGTGTTCGGCATGTCGGGCGTGCCGCAAGTGAGCCTCGGCTGGCCCTGGTGGCTGGCCGTGCCTGCCGCCCTCGTGATCGCCGTCGCCTTCGGCAGTATCGTCGGTGCGCTCGCCGTGCGGACGGAGGGCATATACACGATCATGATTACGCTGGCGATCGCCACCGCCTTCTTCTACTTCGTCCGCCAGAACTACACGATCTTCAACGGCTTCAACGGCTTCAACCAGGTCCTGCCGCCGCAGCTCTTCGGCGTCGACTGGCGCCAGCCGGTGCCGATCTACTACCTGACGCTCGGCTTTGCGACGCTTGCCTATTTCCTCGTCGTCTATGTGTCGCGCGCGCCGTTCGGCCTTGCCCTGCAGGGCGTGCGGGACAACCCGCGCCGCATGGCCGCGCTCGGCTACAATGTCACCGCCCACCGCATCGCGGCCTATGCCTTCGCCAGCTTCATCGCCGCCGTCGCCGGCATCCTGCTCGTCTGGCTGAACGCCCAGGTCTCGCCCGGAACGGTGGCGATCGGCCCGGCGATCGATATCCTCGTCATCGCGGTCATCGGCGGCATGCGTCATCCGGTCGGGCCGTTCATCGGCGCGCTCATCTTCGTGACGATCCGCACCTTCGCGCTGGACATCCTCGTTTCCCTGGGCATTCCCGGCGAGCGCTTCCAGCTCCTCGTCGGGCTGACGTTCCTCGCCATCGTCTTCTGGTCGCCGGATGGCATTCTCGGCCTCTGGCCGCGCTTCCGCCAATGGCTGACCTCGGCGTCATCGCTGACGGGCGACAGGGGAGGCAAGCCCTGA
- a CDS encoding ABC transporter permease, with protein MVDRNRPAAPTLDIRGLNVYYGSSHALQGVDLTLPGGVLSVVGRNGMGKTTLCKAIMGLVPSSGGSIRFNGQELCGRNPADIARLGIGYVPQGRRLWRSLSVDEHLKLVGSNKGAWTVERIYSTFPRLAERKGNGGGQLSGGEQQMLAIARALLLNPKLLVMDEPTEGLAPVIVAQVAEMLVRLGEEGDIDVLVIEQNIGVATRVAEKVAIMVNGRINRVADAAQLAGDRDLQQRLLGVGRHGHEAEPEEKGAVSEEAAPRAPAKQRKLYMSNPVTPTRWSQPVPVRVLEQSARLVSDGPLAPADAAELRPLSPAGEPVVLVAGTLDTKGEELRFIRDLLKAEGLAVRLADLSTSGRHSGADIPAHQIAAFHPRGASGVFTEDRGTSVAGMTLAFERWVKSRGEIVGVISAAGSGGTAMATPAMRALPVGIPKVMISTVASSDVRKYVGASDIVMMHSVADVQGLNSITRTILANGAHALAGMVKPRLAAARKPVPADVRPAIGLTMFGVTTPAVQQITAQLKDDYDCLVFHATGIGGQSMESLVDSGLIAGVLDITTTEICDMVAGGIFPAGPDRFGAMIRRRMPYIGSVGALDMVNFGPPETVPEKYRGRLFYKHNPQVTLMRTSVAENVEMARFIGARLNEMEAPVRFYLPEGGVSALDRLGQPFHDKAADEALFRTLEETVRQTANRQLIRMPHNINDAAFADEIVRAFRALHGTSRPRASKTRR; from the coding sequence ATGGTTGACCGCAACCGCCCCGCCGCCCCGACGCTCGATATCCGGGGGCTCAACGTCTATTACGGTTCTTCCCACGCCCTGCAGGGCGTCGACCTGACGCTGCCGGGCGGCGTGCTCTCGGTCGTCGGCCGCAACGGCATGGGCAAGACGACGCTGTGCAAGGCGATCATGGGCCTCGTGCCGTCCTCCGGCGGGTCCATCCGCTTCAACGGGCAGGAGCTGTGCGGCCGCAACCCCGCCGACATCGCCCGCCTCGGGATCGGCTACGTGCCGCAGGGCCGGCGGCTCTGGCGCTCGCTGTCGGTCGACGAGCACCTGAAGCTGGTCGGCTCGAACAAGGGCGCCTGGACCGTCGAGCGCATCTATTCGACCTTCCCGCGCCTTGCCGAACGCAAGGGCAATGGTGGCGGCCAGCTTTCCGGCGGCGAGCAGCAGATGCTCGCCATCGCCCGCGCCCTGCTCCTCAATCCGAAGCTGCTCGTCATGGACGAGCCGACGGAGGGCCTTGCGCCGGTGATCGTCGCGCAGGTCGCCGAAATGCTGGTGCGCCTCGGCGAGGAAGGCGACATCGACGTGCTCGTCATCGAGCAGAATATCGGCGTTGCCACCCGCGTCGCGGAAAAGGTGGCGATCATGGTCAACGGCCGCATCAACCGCGTGGCGGATGCGGCGCAGCTTGCCGGCGACCGGGACCTCCAGCAGCGTCTGCTCGGCGTCGGTCGCCACGGCCATGAGGCCGAGCCCGAAGAGAAGGGCGCGGTGTCGGAGGAAGCGGCGCCGCGCGCGCCCGCGAAGCAGCGCAAGCTCTACATGTCCAATCCGGTGACGCCGACGCGCTGGTCGCAGCCGGTGCCGGTGCGGGTCCTCGAACAGTCCGCCCGGCTCGTCAGCGACGGGCCGCTCGCGCCGGCGGACGCGGCGGAACTGCGGCCGCTGAGCCCGGCCGGCGAGCCGGTGGTGCTGGTGGCCGGCACGCTCGATACCAAGGGCGAGGAGCTGCGTTTCATCCGCGATCTCCTGAAGGCCGAGGGGCTGGCGGTGCGCCTTGCCGATCTTTCCACCTCCGGCCGTCATTCCGGCGCGGATATTCCCGCCCACCAGATCGCGGCCTTCCATCCGCGCGGCGCCAGCGGCGTCTTCACCGAGGATCGTGGCACCTCCGTCGCCGGTATGACGCTCGCCTTCGAGCGCTGGGTGAAGAGCCGGGGCGAGATCGTCGGCGTCATCAGCGCCGCCGGCTCCGGCGGAACGGCGATGGCGACGCCCGCCATGCGCGCGCTGCCGGTCGGCATTCCCAAGGTGATGATCTCGACGGTCGCCTCGAGCGACGTGCGCAAATATGTCGGCGCATCCGATATCGTCATGATGCATTCGGTGGCGGATGTGCAGGGCCTGAACTCGATCACGCGCACGATCCTCGCCAACGGCGCCCATGCGCTGGCCGGAATGGTGAAGCCGCGTCTTGCCGCGGCCCGCAAGCCGGTGCCGGCCGATGTACGGCCCGCGATCGGGCTCACCATGTTCGGCGTCACCACGCCGGCCGTCCAGCAGATCACGGCGCAGTTGAAGGACGACTACGATTGTCTCGTCTTCCATGCCACGGGCATCGGCGGGCAATCGATGGAAAGCCTCGTCGACAGCGGGCTGATCGCCGGCGTCCTCGACATCACGACGACGGAGATCTGCGACATGGTCGCTGGCGGCATCTTCCCGGCAGGGCCGGACCGCTTCGGCGCGATGATCCGCAGGCGCATGCCCTATATCGGCTCGGTCGGCGCGCTCGACATGGTCAATTTCGGCCCGCCCGAGACGGTGCCGGAAAAGTACCGCGGGCGGCTTTTCTACAAGCACAATCCGCAGGTCACGCTCATGCGCACCAGCGTTGCCGAGAATGTCGAGATGGCGCGCTTCATCGGCGCGCGGCTCAACGAGATGGAGGCGCCGGTGCGCTTCTACCTGCCGGAGGGCGGCGTTTCCGCGCTCGACAGGCTGGGCCAGCCCTTCCACGACAAGGCGGCGGACGAGGCGCTGTTCCGCACGCTGGAGGAGACGGTGCGGCAGACGGCGAACCGCCAGCTCATCCGCATGCCCCACAATATCAACGACGCGGCCTTCGCCGACGAGATCGTGCGCGCCTTCCGCGCCCTTCACGGCACGAGCCGCCCGCGTGCCAGCAAGACGAGGAGATGA
- a CDS encoding flotillin domain-containing protein, with the protein MTGQMIGQLILWLILAVIVIAIVYVVMNWLYRRSTKEIAFVRTGFLGEKVVIDGGAFVWPIIHDITPVNMNTLPLEIARNRDSALITKDRMRVDVEAEFYVRVRPSRDAVSIAASTLGRRTLEAENLHSLLSGKFESALRAVSAEMAMDEIHEQRAEFVRRVNELAQEGLSKNGLELESVAIKDIDQTELQYFNPSNRFDAEGLTSLIQVIETRRKLRNDIEQDSIIQIRARNLEAEKQSLEIERASEEARLEQERDVEFRRAQQRAQLTRERAERETEAESAQIQAREAIEKNRIANEHSIAEARIAAEREIRQREIERQRSVETAEIVLREEIEKARILQERSVAEARIANEGDTQAREIERQAAIQRAEIAAREATERARIEQERKVAEARIRKDEETKAQEISSQRAIEEAEIAAAQATEAARIAQEKQIASERIASDEDVRQREILRTRTVSAAEIVANEEVEKARIEQQARLEAGRIASDQDVRNRQIERDKALEEAEIKRREAIERERIVTELALEKERIASAAAREVSDIVRKREIEEAEETRVIKLAVRKSERADADAKVRQAEISAKLEVETAEIARDRAVEAARLERRRAIEQLEIARTQALQEAEIASREEVERSRIASERGLDEARIGQERDRRKLEVEREREIENALMEKAIAIYKKSLDESAARAEADLARARAAEAEEQIRTTRETEEAKRRKNVDLVMAEKLAQEKRIAAEAEKVRRAVEAEAQKLLNEAENVLSDEARYSIFRQKLLEHAEGIVAASVKPLEKINDIRIMSLGGMGGANGDAGTLRSPTDEVIESALRYRVQAPLIDNLLSDIGIEGGSLAKMGGLIREASDMQRIAKDTAPKAGGGKPAGPASDGKK; encoded by the coding sequence ATGACTGGGCAAATGATCGGCCAGCTCATCCTTTGGCTCATTCTGGCGGTCATCGTCATCGCCATCGTCTATGTGGTGATGAACTGGCTCTACCGCCGCTCCACCAAGGAAATCGCCTTCGTCAGGACGGGTTTTCTCGGCGAGAAGGTGGTGATCGATGGTGGCGCTTTCGTCTGGCCGATCATCCACGACATCACGCCGGTCAACATGAACACGCTGCCGCTGGAGATCGCCCGCAACAGGGACAGCGCGCTGATCACCAAGGACCGGATGCGGGTCGACGTGGAGGCGGAATTCTATGTCCGCGTCCGGCCCTCCAGGGACGCCGTGTCGATCGCGGCCTCGACGCTCGGCCGCCGCACGCTTGAGGCCGAGAACCTGCACTCCCTCCTTTCGGGCAAGTTCGAATCCGCCCTTCGCGCCGTCTCGGCCGAGATGGCCATGGACGAAATCCACGAGCAGCGCGCCGAATTCGTGCGCCGCGTGAACGAACTGGCGCAGGAGGGGCTTTCCAAGAACGGCCTCGAGCTCGAATCCGTCGCCATCAAGGATATCGACCAGACGGAGCTGCAATATTTCAACCCGTCCAACCGCTTCGACGCGGAAGGCCTTACCTCGCTCATCCAGGTCATCGAGACGCGCCGCAAGCTGCGCAACGATATCGAGCAGGATTCGATCATCCAGATCCGGGCCCGCAACCTGGAAGCCGAAAAGCAGTCGCTGGAGATCGAACGGGCGAGCGAGGAGGCCCGGCTGGAGCAGGAACGCGACGTCGAGTTCCGCCGCGCCCAGCAGCGCGCGCAGCTCACCCGCGAGCGCGCCGAGCGTGAGACGGAGGCCGAGAGCGCCCAGATTCAGGCCCGCGAGGCCATCGAGAAGAATCGCATCGCCAATGAGCATTCCATCGCCGAGGCGCGCATTGCCGCCGAGCGCGAAATCCGCCAGCGCGAGATCGAGCGCCAGCGCAGTGTCGAGACGGCGGAGATTGTGCTGCGCGAGGAAATCGAGAAGGCGCGTATCCTTCAGGAGCGCTCCGTCGCCGAGGCGCGCATCGCCAACGAGGGCGACACGCAGGCGCGGGAAATCGAGCGGCAGGCCGCCATCCAGCGCGCCGAGATCGCCGCGCGCGAAGCGACCGAGCGTGCCCGCATCGAGCAGGAGCGCAAGGTCGCCGAGGCCCGCATCCGCAAGGACGAGGAGACCAAGGCGCAGGAGATTTCCAGCCAGCGCGCCATCGAGGAGGCGGAGATCGCCGCCGCCCAGGCGACGGAAGCCGCCCGTATCGCACAGGAAAAGCAGATCGCCAGCGAGCGCATCGCCTCCGACGAGGATGTCCGCCAGCGGGAAATCCTGCGCACCAGGACGGTCTCCGCCGCCGAGATCGTCGCGAACGAGGAGGTCGAGAAGGCCCGCATCGAGCAGCAGGCGCGGCTGGAGGCCGGGCGCATTGCGTCCGACCAGGACGTGCGCAACCGCCAGATCGAGCGCGACAAAGCGCTGGAAGAGGCCGAGATCAAGCGCCGCGAGGCCATCGAGCGCGAGCGGATCGTGACGGAACTGGCGCTGGAGAAGGAGCGCATCGCTTCGGCCGCCGCCCGCGAAGTCTCCGATATCGTGCGCAAGCGCGAGATCGAGGAGGCGGAGGAGACCCGCGTCATCAAGCTCGCCGTGCGCAAGTCCGAGCGCGCCGATGCCGACGCCAAGGTCCGTCAGGCCGAGATCAGCGCCAAGCTGGAGGTCGAGACCGCCGAGATCGCCCGCGACCGGGCCGTCGAAGCAGCCCGCCTCGAGCGCCGCCGCGCCATAGAACAGCTGGAAATCGCCCGCACGCAGGCCCTGCAGGAGGCGGAGATCGCGTCGCGCGAAGAGGTCGAGCGCAGCCGCATCGCCTCCGAGCGCGGCCTCGACGAGGCCCGCATCGGCCAGGAGCGCGATCGCCGCAAGCTGGAGGTCGAGCGCGAGCGCGAGATCGAGAACGCCCTGATGGAAAAAGCCATCGCGATCTACAAGAAGTCACTCGACGAATCCGCCGCCCGCGCGGAAGCGGACCTCGCCCGTGCCCGCGCCGCCGAAGCGGAGGAGCAGATCCGCACCACCCGCGAGACCGAAGAGGCCAAGCGCCGCAAGAATGTCGATCTCGTCATGGCCGAGAAGCTGGCGCAGGAAAAGCGCATCGCCGCCGAGGCCGAGAAGGTGCGCCGCGCCGTCGAGGCCGAGGCGCAGAAGCTGCTCAACGAGGCGGAGAACGTGCTCTCCGACGAGGCCCGCTACTCGATCTTCCGGCAGAAGCTGCTGGAGCATGCCGAGGGCATCGTGGCGGCCTCCGTCAAGCCGCTGGAGAAGATCAACGACATCCGCATCATGTCGCTCGGCGGCATGGGCGGGGCGAACGGCGATGCCGGGACGCTGCGCAGCCCCACCGACGAGGTGATCGAATCGGCGCTGCGCTACCGCGTGCAGGCGCCGCTGATCGACAATCTCCTCTCCGACATCGGCATCGAGGGCGGCTCGCTCGCCAAGATGGGCGGGCTCATCCGGGAGGCCTCCGACATGCAGCGTATCGCCAAGGATACGGCGCCCAAGGCGGGCGGCGGCAAGCCGGCCGGCCCGGCCTCCGACGGCAAGAAGTAA
- a CDS encoding helix-turn-helix domain-containing protein: MSTALAVYHGPFGRAALYNINRPMATHAHREGHLTFHVQGTPSVVTASGLECRIDAGTGGTVNPWQPHSFNPGDPEHGTLFLVLYIKPLWFLEVGRTAQGALRFGRDRIAITPQIHRLVKLVSALLLEDIHSDLFDGYLYELTRLCYDQTWQWSPDVSPLEGETVVPVQQQWSGIRDFRVRNSMRLMSERLSDEVVLDTIARDAGLSRPHFYKLFRENAGITPNVYLNTLKMETAIDSLTLTQKPITTIGLDLGFASQASFTRFFTANVGIPPTDYRRAAFVGQ, from the coding sequence ATGAGTACTGCTCTAGCCGTCTATCACGGCCCGTTCGGCCGTGCGGCGCTGTATAATATCAATCGCCCCATGGCGACGCATGCGCATCGGGAAGGCCATCTCACGTTTCACGTCCAGGGCACGCCGTCCGTCGTGACGGCGTCCGGCCTCGAATGTCGCATCGACGCGGGCACCGGCGGAACGGTCAATCCCTGGCAGCCGCACAGCTTCAATCCGGGTGATCCGGAACATGGCACGCTGTTCCTCGTGCTCTATATCAAGCCGCTCTGGTTTCTTGAGGTCGGCCGCACGGCGCAAGGCGCGTTGCGTTTCGGGCGCGACCGCATCGCCATCACGCCGCAGATCCACCGGCTGGTGAAGCTGGTCTCGGCGCTGCTGCTCGAGGATATCCATTCCGATCTCTTCGACGGCTATCTCTATGAGCTGACGCGCCTTTGCTACGACCAGACCTGGCAATGGTCGCCGGACGTCTCGCCGCTGGAAGGCGAGACCGTCGTGCCCGTCCAGCAGCAATGGTCCGGCATCCGCGATTTCCGGGTGCGCAACTCCATGCGGCTGATGAGCGAACGGCTGAGCGACGAGGTCGTGCTCGATACGATCGCCCGCGATGCCGGGCTTTCCCGTCCGCATTTCTACAAGCTCTTCCGCGAGAATGCCGGCATCACGCCCAATGTCTATCTCAACACGCTGAAGATGGAGACGGCGATCGACAGCCTGACGCTCACCCAGAAGCCGATCACCACCATCGGCCTCGACCTCGGCTTCGCCTCGCAGGCGAGCTTCACGCGCTTCTTCACCGCCAATGTCGGCATTCCCCCGACGGACTACCGGCGCGCCGCCTTCGTCGGACAGTGA
- a CDS encoding ABC transporter ATP-binding protein has protein sequence MAASVAERLSAAGTANALELRGVTRMFGALAALTDISLTVRPGERRAVLGSNGAGKTTLFNCITGDFLPTSGTIRLFGEDVTGFPAYERIRRGLRRTYQISLLFTGLSVIDNIYLACAGVSRGRFSMIRPRRSDALVQSAEQLAAAVHLFDVRETKVAELSYGQQRQLEIALALAGAPRFILFDEPAAGLSPTERQELVEILTGLPSHIGYIVIEHDMDVALRVSESVTMMHNGRIFKEGRPSEIESDPEVQALYLGGGLGHG, from the coding sequence ATGGCCGCCAGCGTCGCAGAACGTCTCTCCGCGGCCGGTACGGCCAATGCGCTGGAACTGCGCGGCGTCACCCGCATGTTCGGCGCGCTTGCCGCGCTCACCGACATATCCCTGACTGTGCGGCCGGGCGAGCGGCGCGCCGTGCTCGGCTCAAACGGCGCGGGCAAGACGACGCTTTTCAACTGCATCACCGGCGATTTCCTGCCGACGTCCGGCACGATCCGGCTCTTCGGCGAGGACGTGACGGGCTTTCCCGCCTACGAGCGTATCCGCCGGGGCCTGCGCCGCACCTACCAGATCTCTCTGCTCTTCACCGGCCTCAGCGTGATCGACAACATCTATCTCGCCTGTGCCGGCGTCTCGCGCGGCCGCTTCTCGATGATCCGCCCGCGCCGCAGCGATGCGCTGGTGCAATCGGCCGAGCAGCTCGCCGCCGCCGTCCACCTCTTCGATGTCCGGGAAACGAAGGTCGCCGAGCTCTCTTACGGCCAGCAGCGCCAGCTTGAAATCGCGCTGGCGCTTGCCGGCGCGCCGCGCTTCATCCTCTTCGACGAGCCGGCCGCCGGCCTCTCGCCGACCGAGCGGCAGGAGCTGGTCGAGATCCTGACCGGCCTGCCGTCCCATATCGGCTATATTGTCATCGAGCACGACATGGATGTGGCGCTCCGCGTCAGCGAGAGCGTGACGATGATGCACAACGGCCGCATCTTCAAGGAGGGGCGGCCGAGCGAGATCGAGAGCGATCCGGAAGTGCAGGCCCTCTATCTCGGCGGGGGCCTCGGCCATGGTTGA
- a CDS encoding phosphoenolpyruvate hydrolase family protein — protein sequence MAIARSAILEKFRGMIDRGEPIIGGGAGTGVSAKCEEAGGIDLIVIYNSGRYRMAGRGSLAGLLAYGDANGIVMDMASEVLPVVRHTPVLAGVNGTDPFRLMDVFLPELKRIGFSGVQNFPTVGLIDGTFRANLEETGMSYGLEVDMIAKARGFDMLTTPYVFNEDEAAAMAAAGADIVVCHMGLTTGGSVGAETALRLSECPALVNRWAEAALKVNSDVMILVHGGPVATPEDAEFILKNTDNCHGFYGASSMERLPVEVALTEQTRAFKKIRGR from the coding sequence ATGGCCATCGCGCGCAGCGCCATCCTTGAGAAGTTCCGCGGCATGATCGACCGGGGCGAGCCGATCATCGGCGGCGGCGCGGGTACCGGCGTTTCGGCGAAATGCGAGGAGGCCGGCGGCATCGACCTCATCGTCATCTACAATTCCGGCCGCTACCGCATGGCCGGTCGCGGTTCGCTCGCCGGGCTTCTCGCCTATGGCGACGCCAACGGCATCGTTATGGACATGGCCTCCGAAGTCCTGCCGGTGGTGAGGCATACCCCCGTCCTTGCCGGCGTCAATGGCACGGATCCGTTCCGGCTGATGGACGTCTTCCTGCCGGAGCTGAAACGCATCGGCTTTTCCGGCGTGCAGAACTTTCCGACGGTCGGGCTGATCGACGGTACGTTCCGCGCCAATTTGGAAGAAACGGGCATGTCCTACGGGCTGGAGGTCGACATGATCGCCAAGGCCCGCGGGTTCGACATGCTGACGACGCCCTATGTCTTCAACGAGGACGAAGCGGCAGCCATGGCGGCGGCGGGGGCCGACATCGTCGTCTGCCATATGGGGCTGACGACGGGCGGCTCCGTCGGCGCGGAGACGGCGCTCAGGCTTTCCGAATGTCCGGCGCTGGTCAACCGCTGGGCCGAGGCGGCGCTGAAGGTCAACAGCGACGTGATGATCCTCGTCCATGGCGGGCCGGTGGCAACGCCCGAGGACGCCGAATTCATCCTGAAGAACACGGACAATTGCCACGGCTTCTACGGCGCCTCCTCCATGGAGCGGCTGCCGGTAGAGGTGGCGCTTACCGAACAGACCCGAGCATTCAAGAAGATAAGGGGACGCTGA
- a CDS encoding branched-chain amino acid ABC transporter permease, producing MIAYYNRHPVWSLVVFLVVAFFVWAIFAAWPPGLEAVLGKKKVFLNAIFNGITLGGLYFLVASGFTLIFGLMKNVNLAHGSLYMLGGYIGYGVALATGFWLLSFVVAFVVVALVGIVLQYAVFRRMEGEDLRQTLVTIGISIVLADLMLWIMGGNTFQILAPEWLGGPVRLPLVTAVKSSGEPVYMTYPIVRLVIFLASVVIGVLMWLALNRTRIGMLVRAGVDDRDMLSATGVRIQRVFVLVFAFGAGLAGMAGVVGGTFQSVAPGEDTRFLLASLVVVIVGGMGSIPGAALGALIIGLAEQVGSVYFPTYSVVLTFLIMVVVLAFRPQGLFGRTR from the coding sequence ATGATCGCCTATTACAATCGCCATCCGGTCTGGTCGCTCGTCGTCTTCCTCGTCGTCGCCTTCTTCGTCTGGGCTATCTTCGCCGCCTGGCCGCCGGGGCTGGAGGCCGTGCTCGGCAAAAAGAAAGTCTTCCTCAACGCCATCTTCAACGGCATAACGCTGGGTGGGCTCTACTTCCTCGTCGCCAGCGGCTTCACGCTGATCTTCGGGCTGATGAAGAACGTCAATCTCGCCCATGGCTCGCTCTACATGCTGGGCGGCTATATCGGCTACGGCGTCGCGCTTGCCACCGGCTTCTGGCTCCTGTCCTTCGTCGTCGCCTTCGTCGTCGTCGCGCTCGTCGGCATCGTCCTGCAATACGCCGTCTTCCGCCGCATGGAGGGCGAGGACCTGCGCCAGACGCTGGTGACGATCGGCATTTCTATCGTCCTTGCCGACCTCATGCTGTGGATCATGGGCGGCAACACCTTCCAGATCCTGGCGCCGGAATGGCTGGGCGGGCCGGTGCGCCTGCCGCTGGTCACTGCCGTAAAAAGTTCGGGCGAGCCGGTCTACATGACCTATCCCATCGTGCGCCTCGTCATCTTCCTCGCTTCGGTGGTGATCGGCGTGCTGATGTGGCTGGCGCTCAACCGTACGCGCATCGGCATGCTGGTGCGTGCCGGCGTCGACGACCGCGACATGCTGTCGGCGACCGGCGTGCGCATCCAGCGCGTCTTCGTGCTGGTCTTCGCCTTCGGCGCGGGCCTTGCGGGCATGGCGGGCGTCGTCGGCGGCACGTTCCAGTCGGTCGCGCCGGGGGAGGATACGCGCTTTCTGCTCGCGTCCCTCGTGGTCGTCATCGTCGGCGGCATGGGCTCCATTCCGGGCGCTGCGCTCGGCGCGCTGATCATCGGCCTCGCCGAGCAGGTCGGCTCCGTCTATTTCCCCACCTATTCGGTGGTGCTGACCTTCCTGATCATGGTCGTCGTGCTGGCCTTCCGGCCGCAAGGCCTCTTCGGGAGGACCCGCTGA